A stretch of DNA from Rothia mucilaginosa:
AGATAGCGATCTTACCGGTGCCGAAGTCGGTCACGTACACCAGGTCACGCGCCTCATCGTTCTCCATGGACAGGGCCTGGGTGCCGAACTTGACGAACTTCTTGAACGCGCCGGTAGTCAGGTCGTACACGGAGATACCGGAGTTCACGCCGTTCACACCCTGAGAGGAGACGTAAATTTCGTTCTCGGAGTGGTCAATGGTGACGTCAGAGGGGCGAACCTCAACGGAGGAGTTCTCGCCGCGGGTCTGGATAACCTGCTCGGTCTTGAAAGTGTGGGTGTTGATGACGAAGACCTTGCCGCCGGTGCGCTCAGGCACGTACAGCTTGTCGCCGTCAACGGTCATGTTCATGCCAACATAGCGGGTACCGCCATTGGGGGTACCCTCCAGCTGCAGCTTAGTAACTTCGAAGGTCTTCATGTCGATAGCGGACACATAGTAGCGGCCGGTCACGAACACCTTGCCGGAGTTGTGGTCCACCAGCACGGAGCGGGGGTGCTCAATCCAGTTCGGGTCACTCTCAGAGATACCGTGGTTAGTCCAAACCTGCTCCATGGTGTTCTGGTCGAACACAGACAGGGAGTTGTCAGTGGTGTTAGTAACCCACACGGTGCCGGACACATCATCAACAGTGATACCGTACGCGGAAATGTAGCCGAATTCGCCGTTCTTATCCAGCTCGAAGGGAAGCGCTGCTACTTCTTCAATCTGAAGAGTGTCCGCGTTGACACGAGCAATAGTGGAGGCGAGGTTGCTATTACCGCCCACGCCAACCATCCAGATTTTGTTGGTCGCCTTGGAGTAGGCAACCTGGTACTGGCCGGGCAGGCCCTGGGTAATCTGCGCGACGGATGCGGAGGTGTCAACAACGCGGCTCAGCGATGCGGTGGAAGGAGCCGATGCGCTAGAGGCGGCGGTCTGATGTGCGTTATTCGGTGCTGCGAAGGAGGCAGGAATCATGGCTGCGCCGGAGATTGCGAGCGCGAGGGAGCCAACGGCGAGCCCCTTCAACGCCTTGCCCGAGGAGGGAGTGAGGTTCAATGTGTGTCCTTCAAATGTGTAACGGAAGTGCTCACATGCCGCATGCGAATGCTAACGAGACACCCGTGAATATGCGGTGACATATTCGACGGCACGAAAAGCAGAAATGCAGGTAACGCATAAATTTACCTACCTTCTAATCCTCAGTGTTTTCCCAGGAAAATACAAGCAGCGACGTGGGCGTGTTTTGTATTTTTATGAATGAGCCCCTAATTCGCCTCCAGTATCACGTGAAGGTTGAGTTGTTTCCGAGGTTTTTCCTTGCTCTTGCAGGCAAAAACCCTGGCTACAAGGGGTGTTGTGATGCTTTTATATTTACACATTAATGTAAAAATTTAGGTGAGGTGCGCCAGCAACATTCACTGCGGGCCACACATTTTTTCGACATTCAAAACCTATATTTTTACAGGCAAGTGCACATATATAAATATGTTTTAAAACCCCTGCCCAGTATTAGCCCAAGCAGACAGGCAAAAGGCGGGTACCCCTCCCCCAGATTCGAAGAATCCGAAAGAGAAAATACCCGCCTTCTCACGCGTTTCGAGCATTCAAGCCCGAAAACTAAACGCTACACTTTATGCCTTGCGGCGGCGCATCACCAGAGCAGCACCCGCAATCAGCGCCACAGAAGCGAAAGCAACCAGCGGCATCACAGCGTTAGCACCGGTGTTCGCCAAAGCGCTACGCGAAGAGCCAGCCTGCGAAGAACCAGCCTCGCTCTTAGCAACCGAGGAACCACCGGTAGAAGAATCGGAACCGCCATTCTTCACAGCCGAACCGGACTTATCAGCCTTCACAGCATCCGGAGCAGACTTGGAATCCTGTGCACCAGTCTTAGCATCAGACTTGGAATCAGACTGAGATGCCTGATCCTTAGAGGTCTGATCCTTAGCCTCTGCGGTGTTCTCGGACTTAGCATCAGACTTCTTGTCCTCAGACTTAGCGTCCTCAGCCTTCTTGTCCTCAGCCTTCTTGTCCTCAGGCTTCGGATCAGCCGGCTTCGGATCAGCCGGCTTCGGGTCAGCCGGCTTCGACTCCTCAGCCTTCACACCGGTCACCGTCGGGTAACCCGCAAACTGAAGCGAAGTCGGGGTGATACCCACCGGAGCTGCGCTCGCGTCGGTGTCCTTCACACCAACCTTGAACTTCAGAATCGAGTTAGCCTTCAGCTGCTGAACCGATGCGGGAACGTCGTTACCCTGGCGGTCCTTGGTGGGCAGGGTGGTGTACTCGCTGGCGGTGGTGATCTCGCCGGTGGTGCCGTTGAGCACGTAGGGCAGGGTCACCTTCTCATCGCGGTCCTTCTTGTCGAGGACCAGCACGGAGCCGTCCTTGAGCAGGGTCACGTCGTTCGCGGCTGCGCCGTTCATCTCGACCTCGCCGATGACCTCGTCAGCGCGGCCGTCGAAGACAGCCACCTTGCCGGTGCCGAAGTCGGTCACGTACACCAGGTCGCGATCCTCATCGTGCTCCAGTGCGAGCGCCTGGGTGCCGAACTTGACGAACTTCTTGAACTCGCCGGTGGTCAGGTCGTACACAGAGATACCGGAGTTGACGCCCTTCACACCCTGAGAAGAAACATAAATCTCATTCAGCGAGTGATCCACCGCCACGTCGGAGGGGCGAACCTCAACGGTGGAGTCCTCACCCTGAGTCTGGATGGTCTTCTCAACCTTGAAGGTCTTGGTGTCCACGACGAAGAGCTTGCCACCGGTACGCTCGGGAACGTACAGCTTACCGCCGTCCAGGAACAGGTTCATGCTCACGTAGCGAGTACCGCCGTCGGGTGCGCCTTCGAGCTGAATCTTCTCAACCTGCTTGGTCTTCAGGTCGATTGCGGAGACGAAGAAGCGGCCGGTGACGAACGCCTTACCGGACTCGTGGTCAACCAGAACGGAGCGGGGGTGCTCGATCCAATTCGGGTCGCCTTCCTTCACGCCCTCGTTAGTCCAGATGAGCTTGAGGGTCTGCTGGTCGTACACTGCCACGGAGTTGTCGATAGTGTTGGTGACCCAGACGGTGCCGTCCACGTCATCAACAGTCACGCCGTATGCGGAGGTGTAACCGTACTGGCCCTTGTCGTTCTTCTTCACGGGCAGCTCGGCGAATGCCTCGGTCTGCAGGGTGTCTGCATCCACGCGTGCCAGGGAGGAAGCGAGGCCGCCGCGTGCACCCACGGTGGGGACGAACAGCTTGTGGTTCTTCTTGGAGTAGCCGACCTGGAACTGGCCGGGCAGACCCTGAATGATGTTTGCAACGCTACCGTTTGCGTCCACGGTGCGGTGTGCCTCGGTGGAGGGGGCGGTAGAGTCGGTTGCCTTGGTCTTGGTGGCGGTTGCCGGGTAGCCCTGGAACTCGCGGGTTTCGGGGGTGACCTGCTTGACCTCGGAGTTATCGCCTGCGGTTGCGGTGACCTTGAACTTCAGGATGGAGTTCGCCTGAATGTCGGAGGTCTTGGCGGGAACCTCGTTGCCCTGCTTGTCCTTAGAAGGCTTGCTGGTCACCTTGTTGGAGGTGCTGACGGTGCCGGTAGTGCCGTCGAGGACGTAGGGCACGGTTGCGGTTGCGCCAGCCTGCTTGTCCACAGCAACAACGGAGCCGTTGGGCAGCACGACCAGGTCGTTTGCCTTGCCGCCGTTCATGGTGACCTCGGCGATCAGCTTGTCTGCTGCACCGCCGTCAATCACGCCGACCTTGCCGGTGCCGAAGTCAGAGACGTACACCAGGTCGTTCGCCTCATCGTTATCGAGCGAGAGCGCCTGGGTGCCGAAGGGGATGAACTTCTTGAACTCGTAGGTGGTCGCATCGTACACGGATACACCGGAGTTCTCGCCCTTCACGCCCTGCGAAGAGACGTAAATTTCGTTCTGCGAGTGGTCAATAGCCACGTCGGAGGGGCGAACCTCGCCGTCCTTATCGCCCTTCACAGAGATGGTCTTCTCGACCTTGAAGGTCTTGGTGTCGATCACGAAGAGTTTGCCGCCGGTGCGTTCGGGCACGTACAGCTTACCGCCGTCCACCAGAATGTTCATGCTGATGTAGCGGGTACCGCCATCGGGTGCGCCCTCAAGCTGAATCTTCTCGACCTTCTTGGTCTTCAGATCGATAGCCGAGACAAAGAAGCGACCGGTCACGAAAGCCTTACCCGACTCGTGATCAACACGCACCTCGCGGGGGTGCTCGATCCAGTTCGGGTCGTCCTTGCTCAGACCCGCATTGGTCCACAGCTGCTTCATGGTCGCCTGATCGTACACGGCAACGGAGTTATCGCGGGTGCTGGTCACCCACACGGTACCTTCCTCGTCATCGACGGTGATACCGTACGCACCCTCGTAGGAGTAGCCCGAGTCCCCCTTGATAATGGGCAGCTCGGCGACAGCCTCAATCTTCAGGGAGTTTGCGTCAATGCGAGCAATCGTAGAAACGTGCTCGTCGCGGTCAGCGGTGCCCGCAACCCAAATCTTGTTGGTCTTCTTGGAGTATGCGACCTGGAACTGGCCGGGCAGGCCCTGGGTGATCTTTGCCATCGCCTTGTCGGTGATGGTGCGAGCTTCGCTGCTCTGGCTTGCTGCCCGGGTGGATTCTGCCGCGAACGATGCGGGGATGGCGGCAACGCCGGAAATTGCCAGTGCCAGCGATCCAACGGCGAGGCCCTTGAATGCCTTGCTCGAAGCGAGGTTCATATGTATGTCCTTTTTCGTGGGTGGTGTGTAAAGGTGCGTCTCTCCCCCACCGATGGGTGGTGAGGTACCGCGTTTTTCCTGCTCTCTGATGTGGGTTTCGTGGGCCCACGAGGAAGGAAACTAGTCTTCACACAGTATTTAGTAAGGCAACCATTAACTTACCTTCTAGGTAATACTTACTTAGCGCACAGGATTTTTCAAGATTTCAGGTATATATGACGCAAAATTTCATATGCCAGGCACAGCCTGTCACTAAAACTCCCCGAGGTGCGGCAATATAGCAGCGAGGCGCAACGGGGCACAGCAAAACCCCCGTCTCCAGCAAAGCCAGAAGACGGGGGTTCCACACACCCCAATACACAGTGCCGAAGTGACACGGTGCCGGGGTGACTAAAAATTAGGAGACATACGAGAAGTCAGTGAACAGCAGGTTCTGCAGCTTGTAGCGGCGAATGAAACGAGCCAGCTCCGCGCGAGTAGTCGGCGCGGTCGGGTTAAACACACCCGAAGCATCCAGCACGATGTCGTTCGCGCCAGCCCACGCAACGTAACGGTGCAGAGTACCCGCACCGAGCACGTCGCGGAAACGAGAACCAGTGCCCTCCTTCATTTCGGTCAGCTGAACCTCCGCGTTGTACTGGAACAGCACAGCCGCCAGCTCCTCGTGAGAAACCGGTGCGGTCGGGTCAATCTTGTCGCCACCGGTGAGCGGCTCGGTGATCTTGCGGTCACGAGCCCAGTGCAGCGCGTTCGCGGTCGGGCGGCCTGCCGCATCCGCGAAGGGTGCAACATCCGAGTTTTCGCTCACGCCAGCGTGACCTGCAGCGTGGTTCAGCAGAGCAATAAGCTCCTCGCGGGTCACAGGGCGGTCCGGCTCAAACGCGCCAGTCTGCGGGTTCGGCATCAGCCACTTCTTCTGGTTCGCCATGCGGATATCCTCAGCGAACGGGTGGTTATCCGGAACATCCTCGAAAGAAGTCTTCAGGATCTTGGTCTCAGCCAGGGGGATGCGCGCAGCAATCTGGTGGGTGATCTCCTGACCCCACGGGTCGGAGCAAATATCCAGCTGCAGGGCGTGATCAACACCCTCACCCTGCATCAGCTCGATGGGGAACTGGTCGCTACCGCTGAAGCTGTCAGCGTCACCGTCAAATTCGGGGGTGAGCGGCCAGGAGCGCAGAGTTTCGAAAGAGTCGTTACGAACGTAGCCGTGGCGTACGGTCAGGGTGGTGCCTTCGGTGAGGAATTCGCGCAGACCGTGTGCAGTGTAGTTGACGGTCATACCGGTTTCAGTGATGGTGGCGCGCTGAATAACGAGGCGCGGGCCTTTAGTTTCCTCGGTTGCCGGGGCAAGGTTTGCGGGGGCTTCGTCTGCCTGAGCGGCCTGTGCCTGCAGGGTCAGTGCGCCTGCAGCGGCGGCGGCAGAAGCACCCTTTACGAAGAATCGTCGTGAGAGTCGATGGGTAAGCAAGGGCATGATTGTCCTATTCAGTTCTTGTTTGAGTTGAGTGAGTTACGGGTGGCAGGACGCGTGGACAGCGGCGTAAACGGTGAGTGAGGCCGATACGGTGGTTCCCTCCCCTGTGTGCGTGAGTGAGACGCAGCGTACGGGGTGCGGGTGTCTGTCGGGCGGATGCGCGGTGAGTGAGACCGGCACGAGTTCCCTGACCCAGTCATCTAGCGTACCTTAAGGTCCCGTTTAAAGCGAAGACGAAACGGCGGTGATTTTACGCCCATTTTCGGTATTCAACGAAGTAGGGGCGTTATCTGGCAACGTTTGCCGGAAGTTGGCATGGGTTCTTGATGGGGCGGCTTTGAATTGCTCTACGCCAAAGTGTTCCGGGATGTGGAATATGTGGGGTTCTGAGGTTTTGTGTGCGACACGCTGTTTCAAACCCTTTTCAAAGAGTTATAGTTATTGGTACCCTATCACTGTTTCTATATCCTAACAAAGGAGTTACCCATGGAGGCCAAGGAATTCTCTGAGAAGGCCCTCCTCTTTTTCGCCAAGTCCAAGTACGCCGACCTCTTCGGCGTGGCACTGGTCATCGCCATCGCAATCGCCTCAGGATACCTGAGCACCAACCTCGCCAAATACGTTGACTGGGGCCCGATTACGAGCTTCATCCCCCTCGGCGTGATTTCCGTGATTAACGTGGGTATTTCAATGATGTCTACCCGCCTGACCGGCCGCCTCTCCAACGTTGGCAACGTGCTCGGCATTATTAACACGGCGCTGTCCGGAGCGATCGACTACATTCTGGGCAACAAGGCAGCAATCATCACCTACCCGGTGACCTTCATCGTGTACACCTTCGCGATTCGTAGGTGGCAGAACTCCGAACGCGGCAAGGCTCTAGAACCGCCGACCGGCACGAAGGGCCAGCTGATTATTGGCGGTATTGTGGCGGGTTCGTTCGCGTTCTCCCTGGTCACGAACTACATTGGCTACGGCGGCAAGACCTCGTTCCTGTTCTGGATCACGACCGTAGTGTTTGGCCTGTCCCTGTCAGCGAACATTCTGAACGCGCTCAAGCTCACGATGCAGTGGCAATTCTGGTTCCTGTACAACACCGTGCAGTGCATCAAGGCGCTGACCCAGGGCAACTTCGCGAACGTCGGCAAGTACATCTTCTACATCATCAACAGCGTGGCAGCGCTCCTGCTCTGGACCCGAAACGGCACCGCATCCAAGGGAGCTGTAGCGGCGGTGGCGTAGGGGTGCTCCCCCGGGTACGCTAGCGCACTAGAGCACTAGCCACCACATATCCGCTGAACGATACACAGAGGGAGGGGCCCTCCGGCAATACGACCGGAGGGCCCCTCCCCTGCATTTTGCGGGCATACTTGCCGGCTTCGATAAGCGGCTAGGTTAGCCCATCGGAATCGCGCTACCCTTCAGAACCTGACGCTCAGGAGCCGAATCACTACCCACCTTCACAATGGGGAAAGCAACAAACGCCTGAACACCCTTCTCACGAAGAATCGCCTTCTCATCCACCAACTCAGACACGAAAATGTCAGAGCTCAAAGAACCGCGTTCCATCGCCTTACCAACCTCGTCAACCACCCGGCGGTAAGGGTGGCTGCGCAGGACGGTTCGCAACCGGGCGGGCGTAACCTTTCCGGAGGATACCGGAAGAACCATGAGCCGCGGGTGCAAAGCGTTGTACGGGTACGCACCGGGGGTCACGCCGATTCGGTGGACCTGATGAATCACCGGGAAGTTCGCAATACCCACCAGCGCACAGAAGGCGAGCGCGGTGTCCGTCGGCTGCGGGACGGTGAAGCCGGTTCCGGTTCGGGAATCCGGTTTCTTGTCCAGCGAGTCGTACAGGGTCTGTCCAGTAATACCGCTGAGCATCGCGGAAGGTTCCCAGGTGGCCAGGTCCGCGCACATCAGGCGCAGGCGGTCCTTGACGAACTCCTGTCCTTTGTTGCGGGTCTTCATCTCCCAGCGAGACGCGCCGTGATCCGGGCGAGGTGCCTTGGCTTCAAAACGCCAGTAGGAAGGTTCGCCCAGGCCGGAGATCCAGAGCAGAGACAGCAGGTCGTCACGTTCCATCAGAGCGTCCAGATGAGCCTGTCGGGTCTTCTGGTGAGAAGCCCAGTCGTCCGGGTACTTCTCCGCGTCGATTCCTCGAAAACGCGGTGAGAACGGGGAGAAAACAGCGGCTTCCTTACCCGCACCGTAGGACTGGTCAACGTTCACCCAGCTATCTTCAGCAGCCAGGGAAGAAACGTAGGAGTGCACGCACTCGGCAATTTCTTCTTCTGACACGCCTTCAGCATGCATCTGAGCGCGCGGCTGACCTTCCTGAGACCAACCGACAGTAACGGCTCCAGGGTGCTTCTGCTCCACCATCAGGGACAGCCCGTAGAGGGCAAAATGGGTCAATGCCGAGGTGTAGTCACCGGCAATAGTCAACATTGCCATTAGTGTCCCTCCCGTGAAATCTGGGCGTCTGCTGCGCGTTCTACAGCTTCAAGGTAGGCGGTAGCGTACGGGCCATAGGTGCGGCTCGTCTGCTCCATGAGGTTATCCCAGTAACCGACGTTGAAGAGTCGGGTTGCCTGTTCCTTGAGTGCCTCGTAGTCCGTTCCCTCGGGCAGGTAGCCTTCCTTGAGCAGGAAGCCTGCGTCGTGGGCGAAGGAGAACCGGCCGTGACCGTGGCTGCACCCAATGATGCGCAATACCAGGTCGCGGTGCTCCCCCACCTTTTCGGGCGAGGCCGCAACCATGAGTGCAGACAGCTGCTCGTGACGCCAGCCCCTCGGCAGGGCGCTACGGCTACGGGCGCGGTACGCCTCTGCCACGGAACGGTGGCCACTCTTTGCAAGCGCCTCGGCATCCGGGTCTGCACCTAGCATTTGCTGGAAGCGCAGGTCGCGTTTGCCCTCGTCGTGGTACTTTGCAGCCAGTTCCAGTGCCTCAGAGAATTCCGGTGCCAGGCCGAGGTTCTCGGCAAGCTGGCGGGTACGCTCAGCAACATCGTTCTGGTGGTCGTCCAGAAGAACGGGAGCAGCCAGCACCAGTTCCTGAGCGATATCGGAACCTTCAACAGACTCTTTGCCGGTCACTTCGGCGTACCAGGCGATAACTTCCTGACCGCCCTCAGCCTCGGTAGAAAGCTCAGAAGCAATCATCTTCTTGCCATCAGTGCTCTGGCTGTCGAGCAGTTCCGCCGCCTCTTCGGGAGAGAGACCCAGGTATTCCCTGAAGTGTTTCTCACGGTCCGCGCACTTCTCATACACGTAGAGCTCGGCCACGTAGAGCTCGGCATCATCGAGGAAGGGCACAGCCTTCAGCTCGTCCTTCTTAGAAGGCAACTCACGCTGAGTCACGGCAATGCCCTGGTTCGTGAACGGAACACTACCCATGTCAAGAAGCAGAACGTCACCAGGAGCCAACGACTGACTGCTCTCTGCTCCATGGTCAGCATCCTGCCACAGGGAGATTTCGCCCTGACGGTAAAGGAACTTACGCGGCTTCACGCCGTGCTCATCCTGGTAGTCCAGAATCTCCTGGAGAATCTTCAGATTCGCGGGGAAGGTTTCCCGGTCGCTCGGTGCGAAGTAGCTAGTCTTGAGAATCTCCATGGCGGCAGAAGTGTTGCTCGGCAGGTTATCGCGCACGATAACACCACCCATTGCGGTTTCTGCATCCAGGGAGTCGTGCAGCCACAGGTCAAGGTCCGGCTCATCGTAGGGATTCTCGTCGGTACGCGAGAATTCCAGCAGGTCAGGCCATTCCGGGCGCTGGTAAAGCAGACGCTCCGGGGAGGACTGCACCGGCGGGTTCTTCACCATTGCGGCGGGGTTCACCGACGGGTTCTCAGCACCGTTGAGCGCTTCGAGCCATGCATACGCATTGCTCAGGTCGACCGCCTTGTAGGGAGGCGCATCCTTCTTCACCAAGTCACTGCTCGCAGGCTCAATAACGACGACCTTGGAATCCGTACGGTGGCCCAGACGGTTAACACGGCCGAAGCGCTGCGCCAAGGAGGAAGCAGGAGCCAGCTCAGTCACCAGGTCAGCAAAGTCAACGTCAATACCGACTTCGAGAGTCTGGGTGGCCACAACAACCTTCACGGACTCATCGCCTTCGGTAATGAAGAGACCGGAGTGTTCCGCCTGCAGATTCTTCAGGTCGTACGGGCGCATGCGTCCTACGAGAAGCTGAACCTCATCCTTTCCAAGCGCCTTATTCTTAGCAAGTGCTTCCTTGATAGAGATAGCCGTCCGCACATGATTGACGATACAGCCGACAGTGTATGCTTTCTTGGAGCTTTCACCCGCCTCACGGTGAGCAAGGCGCTCCATAATGGCGTCCACAGCGGCATTCACGGTCGGAGAGTTACCGGGCTTGCCGTCCCACTTATCAATGGGGTGGAGCACCAGTTCCTTATGCGAGTAGACACGGCGGTGCAGCTCTTTATCATTCGGCGTATCGAGAGCCTCAATGTCAACGCCCAGGGTGGTCGATTCGCTGTCCTCAGTGGAGGGGGTAGCAGTCGTCTCAACCACCTGCAGGGTGGGAACGCCCAGGTCAGCCTCATACTTCTGCAACTCGGCAATGCGCTGAGTGGTGTGCAGCAGCTGACGGTTCATATGAGCCTCGTCGAGCACCATGACGGTGTCCATGGTCAGCAGAGCGGTCTCACGCGGGCGGGCGGCCTTGGTGCTGCCGTAGCCGCGGAAGAGCGCTCGCGAACCGTACATGTCGGGAGTTGCGGCAATGATTGCGCAGGCCGAAATGTCGGTGACCGGCAGGTTGCGGTTCGAGAGTTCGCCACGGATGTGGCCAGTCTCGAAGGGTTTGCTCCCCTTCTCGTCGTTGCGGGTCTGGAAGCTATGAAGAGCTTCAGCAACCCTACGCAGAATATCGGGCTCACCGGATCCGTCAGTGAGTGCCTTCCCCATGCGGCCGAGAATCTTGTCGGCACGGGTTGCCTGACTGTCGACCAGCGCGCGGCGTCCCACGGTCACGCAGAGGCGACGGGGAACGCGCGGCGCGGCGCCAACCGCTGCAAGCGCATTCGCGAAGAGGTGGATATCAACCACGGAGGACTTACCGGAGCCGGTCGGTGCGTTAATGCGTTCCGGCCATACGCCGTGCTCGCAAATGTGGTCGAGTACCTCTTCCTGCCAGCTGAAGGGGTCGTACCCTCCGTTGAGTGCGGCAAAGAAGTCACCGAACTCATCACGAGTGATGGAGGGTAGCGCGGTAGCGGGGCTAGTCATGCTTTTCCTCCTTCTTGCGGCGGTCGTATTCTTCGGTGGGCACGTCGAACGGAACCAACAGACCGCCGCCCATGTGGCGGGACTGGCCGATGGCTACGAGGGTCGTGTCCGTTGCCAGGTTGCCGAGGTCTACGACGCCGCGCCACGGCTCTGCGGGCAGAGTGCGGGGCAACTTGTAGGCGTAGGCGGCGGGGTTCTGGGTTACACGGTGGGCTTCCAGAACCTTGGCCTCTGCCTTTTTAGCAACCTGGTCCCTCAAGCTGCGAATTCGTTCGCGTGAGGTTTCAGCCTCGGGCGCTTCGAAGCTGTCACGCCACACATAAGCCATGGAAAGCAGAGCGGCGTCAGCGAACGTCCAGGCCTTCGTCTCGGTCTTCTTCGGGCGGTTGAAAACGCGCGATTCGGGAACGGCCGCACTGAGAGTACGCCACAGACGCTTGTACCCGGTCTTGGGAGCATCCCAGAAACCTTGCGCCGGCAGGCGCTTCTGGCGAAGCTTCACGGTCAGTCGGGGGAAGTCCTGAGCGTAGAGAGTTTCTACGCTCCTGAGTGCGATACCGAGTTCTACTGCCTCATCGGTCGGGGCGCTTGCCGGGACCAAGACGAGCAGGACTCCCTTAGACTTCACCTCACGACGCAGATAGTCGGGCAGGTAGCGGGCAGGCAGGTACTGCAGCGCCAGGCTGTTGGCAGGCTTGTGACCCTTGGGGTACCTGCCGGTGATGAGGCTGGGCGCACCGAATCCTGCGGCAGCTACGAGAGCCTTGTGCAGCAGGGAGCATGCCTTGACGTACTGTTCGGACTTCAGCTCTTCACCGTCTACTTCGAGGAGCCACAAGTATTCCCAGGGGCTGGTGGAGGTTTCAGCCTCCACAGGCTGGTACTTGATAGATCCGAGGCCTGCGGTGGGTACCGGGGAGGGGCGCATCGTGTCGCTCGCGGCGGTCTTGTCGCCTGCCTTGGTAGGAACCT
This window harbors:
- a CDS encoding DUF5074 domain-containing protein, producing the protein MNLASSKAFKGLAVGSLALAISGVAAIPASFAAESTRAASQSSEARTITDKAMAKITQGLPGQFQVAYSKKTNKIWVAGTADRDEHVSTIARIDANSLKIEAVAELPIIKGDSGYSYEGAYGITVDDEEGTVWVTSTRDNSVAVYDQATMKQLWTNAGLSKDDPNWIEHPREVRVDHESGKAFVTGRFFVSAIDLKTKKVEKIQLEGAPDGGTRYISMNILVDGGKLYVPERTGGKLFVIDTKTFKVEKTISVKGDKDGEVRPSDVAIDHSQNEIYVSSQGVKGENSGVSVYDATTYEFKKFIPFGTQALSLDNDEANDLVYVSDFGTGKVGVIDGGAADKLIAEVTMNGGKANDLVVLPNGSVVAVDKQAGATATVPYVLDGTTGTVSTSNKVTSKPSKDKQGNEVPAKTSDIQANSILKFKVTATAGDNSEVKQVTPETREFQGYPATATKTKATDSTAPSTEAHRTVDANGSVANIIQGLPGQFQVGYSKKNHKLFVPTVGARGGLASSLARVDADTLQTEAFAELPVKKNDKGQYGYTSAYGVTVDDVDGTVWVTNTIDNSVAVYDQQTLKLIWTNEGVKEGDPNWIEHPRSVLVDHESGKAFVTGRFFVSAIDLKTKQVEKIQLEGAPDGGTRYVSMNLFLDGGKLYVPERTGGKLFVVDTKTFKVEKTIQTQGEDSTVEVRPSDVAVDHSLNEIYVSSQGVKGVNSGISVYDLTTGEFKKFVKFGTQALALEHDEDRDLVYVTDFGTGKVAVFDGRADEVIGEVEMNGAAANDVTLLKDGSVLVLDKKDRDEKVTLPYVLNGTTGEITTASEYTTLPTKDRQGNDVPASVQQLKANSILKFKVGVKDTDASAAPVGITPTSLQFAGYPTVTGVKAEESKPADPKPADPKPADPKPEDKKAEDKKAEDAKSEDKKSDAKSENTAEAKDQTSKDQASQSDSKSDAKTGAQDSKSAPDAVKADKSGSAVKNGGSDSSTGGSSVAKSEAGSSQAGSSRSALANTGANAVMPLVAFASVALIAGAALVMRRRKA
- a CDS encoding S-layer homology domain-containing protein yields the protein MPLLTHRLSRRFFVKGASAAAAAGALTLQAQAAQADEAPANLAPATEETKGPRLVIQRATITETGMTVNYTAHGLREFLTEGTTLTVRHGYVRNDSFETLRSWPLTPEFDGDADSFSGSDQFPIELMQGEGVDHALQLDICSDPWGQEITHQIAARIPLAETKILKTSFEDVPDNHPFAEDIRMANQKKWLMPNPQTGAFEPDRPVTREELIALLNHAAGHAGVSENSDVAPFADAAGRPTANALHWARDRKITEPLTGGDKIDPTAPVSHEELAAVLFQYNAEVQLTEMKEGTGSRFRDVLGAGTLHRYVAWAGANDIVLDASGVFNPTAPTTRAELARFIRRYKLQNLLFTDFSYVS
- a CDS encoding nicotinamide mononucleotide transporter, translated to MEAKEFSEKALLFFAKSKYADLFGVALVIAIAIASGYLSTNLAKYVDWGPITSFIPLGVISVINVGISMMSTRLTGRLSNVGNVLGIINTALSGAIDYILGNKAAIITYPVTFIVYTFAIRRWQNSERGKALEPPTGTKGQLIIGGIVAGSFAFSLVTNYIGYGGKTSFLFWITTVVFGLSLSANILNALKLTMQWQFWFLYNTVQCIKALTQGNFANVGKYIFYIINSVAALLLWTRNGTASKGAVAAVA
- a CDS encoding aldehyde dehydrogenase, which encodes MAMLTIAGDYTSALTHFALYGLSLMVEQKHPGAVTVGWSQEGQPRAQMHAEGVSEEEIAECVHSYVSSLAAEDSWVNVDQSYGAGKEAAVFSPFSPRFRGIDAEKYPDDWASHQKTRQAHLDALMERDDLLSLLWISGLGEPSYWRFEAKAPRPDHGASRWEMKTRNKGQEFVKDRLRLMCADLATWEPSAMLSGITGQTLYDSLDKKPDSRTGTGFTVPQPTDTALAFCALVGIANFPVIHQVHRIGVTPGAYPYNALHPRLMVLPVSSGKVTPARLRTVLRSHPYRRVVDEVGKAMERGSLSSDIFVSELVDEKAILREKGVQAFVAFPIVKVGSDSAPERQVLKGSAIPMG
- the cas3u gene encoding type I-U CRISPR-associated helicase/endonuclease Cas3; this encodes MTSPATALPSITRDEFGDFFAALNGGYDPFSWQEEVLDHICEHGVWPERINAPTGSGKSSVVDIHLFANALAAVGAAPRVPRRLCVTVGRRALVDSQATRADKILGRMGKALTDGSGEPDILRRVAEALHSFQTRNDEKGSKPFETGHIRGELSNRNLPVTDISACAIIAATPDMYGSRALFRGYGSTKAARPRETALLTMDTVMVLDEAHMNRQLLHTTQRIAELQKYEADLGVPTLQVVETTATPSTEDSESTTLGVDIEALDTPNDKELHRRVYSHKELVLHPIDKWDGKPGNSPTVNAAVDAIMERLAHREAGESSKKAYTVGCIVNHVRTAISIKEALAKNKALGKDEVQLLVGRMRPYDLKNLQAEHSGLFITEGDESVKVVVATQTLEVGIDVDFADLVTELAPASSLAQRFGRVNRLGHRTDSKVVVIEPASSDLVKKDAPPYKAVDLSNAYAWLEALNGAENPSVNPAAMVKNPPVQSSPERLLYQRPEWPDLLEFSRTDENPYDEPDLDLWLHDSLDAETAMGGVIVRDNLPSNTSAAMEILKTSYFAPSDRETFPANLKILQEILDYQDEHGVKPRKFLYRQGEISLWQDADHGAESSQSLAPGDVLLLDMGSVPFTNQGIAVTQRELPSKKDELKAVPFLDDAELYVAELYVYEKCADREKHFREYLGLSPEEAAELLDSQSTDGKKMIASELSTEAEGGQEVIAWYAEVTGKESVEGSDIAQELVLAAPVLLDDHQNDVAERTRQLAENLGLAPEFSEALELAAKYHDEGKRDLRFQQMLGADPDAEALAKSGHRSVAEAYRARSRSALPRGWRHEQLSALMVAASPEKVGEHRDLVLRIIGCSHGHGRFSFAHDAGFLLKEGYLPEGTDYEALKEQATRLFNVGYWDNLMEQTSRTYGPYATAYLEAVERAADAQISREGH